The Chthoniobacterales bacterium genome includes a window with the following:
- a CDS encoding serine/threonine protein kinase, translating to MDDASPAQAIDTCSACGGAIDVTDELPFAQIYCPHCGEGLRARRFFNNFELVALIGQGGMGSVYKAYDHTLGRMVALKVLRREMSATDEERAKLEQEARITASVNHPHVVRVYSFGEAHGQFYLAMELVEKGSLDDLMGIQSHVPEAQVLEIGVQIAEGLEAAAEQGLIHRDVKPGNILFSDAHTAKIVDFGLARVLEEEAEARGEIWGTPYYIAPERLSCESEDFRSDIYSLGGTLFHAIAGRPPFEAESASLVALKQIKSQPVSLEAFAPDVAAETAYVINRMLEKNPEDRYPAYSELIEHLEYARSKVLERAGRPAAKREVVQIETSRTKLYVALISAGVAVLLLGSFAWLFMFSEREEIKAVRELVFSGGAGKAPDSLDDGMAAIAAGRYGDAAKTLGEGVLGADPATERGKWIQLNLALSLMLDGQKQAAKDQWQLLARGGLFSDQREQLELANMFLDAAEFGQRKSPVSRGDLSGYPKEGLAALVRFFAGVNNWSLGAREEACGCLEEFLKSPGDQRVAWWNIYRGVATRLLAEQS from the coding sequence GCTCCGCCTGCGGAGGAGCGATCGACGTGACCGACGAACTTCCGTTCGCGCAGATTTATTGCCCGCATTGCGGCGAGGGGCTGCGGGCGCGCCGGTTTTTCAACAATTTCGAGCTGGTCGCTCTCATCGGCCAAGGGGGTATGGGTTCGGTTTACAAAGCCTACGACCACACGCTCGGGCGGATGGTGGCGCTCAAAGTCCTGCGCCGCGAAATGAGTGCCACGGACGAGGAGCGGGCCAAGCTGGAGCAGGAGGCGCGCATCACCGCGTCGGTGAACCATCCGCACGTCGTGCGGGTGTATTCGTTCGGCGAGGCCCACGGGCAATTCTACCTCGCCATGGAATTGGTGGAAAAGGGTTCGCTTGATGATCTGATGGGGATCCAGAGCCATGTCCCCGAGGCGCAGGTGCTCGAGATCGGTGTGCAGATCGCGGAGGGTTTGGAGGCTGCCGCGGAGCAGGGATTGATCCACCGCGACGTCAAGCCGGGCAATATTCTTTTTTCCGATGCGCACACCGCGAAAATTGTCGATTTCGGATTGGCCCGCGTCCTCGAGGAAGAAGCGGAAGCGCGCGGGGAGATTTGGGGCACTCCCTACTACATCGCGCCCGAACGCCTGAGTTGCGAGTCGGAGGACTTCCGCAGCGACATTTACAGTCTCGGCGGCACGCTTTTTCACGCGATCGCGGGACGCCCCCCCTTCGAAGCCGAGAGCGCGAGCCTCGTTGCTTTGAAACAAATCAAGAGCCAGCCGGTGAGTCTCGAGGCTTTTGCTCCCGACGTCGCCGCGGAAACCGCCTACGTGATCAATCGCATGCTCGAAAAGAACCCGGAGGACCGATACCCGGCCTATTCCGAGTTGATCGAACATCTGGAATATGCGCGCTCCAAAGTGCTCGAACGCGCCGGGAGACCCGCGGCCAAGCGCGAAGTTGTGCAGATCGAGACCAGCCGCACCAAGCTTTACGTGGCGTTGATCTCGGCCGGCGTCGCGGTCCTCCTTCTGGGATCTTTCGCATGGTTGTTCATGTTCAGCGAGCGCGAGGAGATCAAGGCGGTGCGCGAGTTGGTATTTTCGGGCGGCGCCGGAAAAGCCCCCGACAGCCTGGACGACGGCATGGCGGCCATTGCGGCCGGTCGCTACGGCGATGCGGCCAAGACTCTTGGCGAGGGTGTGCTCGGAGCCGATCCGGCGACGGAACGGGGCAAATGGATTCAGCTTAATCTCGCTCTATCACTCATGCTCGACGGGCAGAAACAAGCAGCGAAAGATCAGTGGCAACTTCTCGCGCGCGGTGGTCTTTTTAGCGACCAAAGAGAACAGCTTGAACTGGCCAACATGTTTCTCGATGCCGCGGAGTTCGGTCAGCGCAAAAGCCCCGTTTCACGTGGGGATTTATCCGGTTATCCGAAGGAAGGGCTGGCGGCCTTGGTGAGGTTTTTTGCGGGAGTGAACAACTGGTCGCTCGGTGCGCGTGAAGAAGCGTGCGGGTGCCTTGAGGAATTTCTCAAGTCGCCCGGGGATCAAAGGGTGGCTTGGTGGAATATTTACCGCGGCGTAGCTACCCGTCTGCTCGCGGAGCAGAGTTGA